The following are from one region of the Sulfurimicrobium lacus genome:
- the ftsL gene encoding cell division protein FtsL — MVKLNLLLMVIAVLCAMGVVTSQHKARKMFIDLQQEESLAKQMEVEWGQLQLEQSTWAMHARIEKIASSYLHMKMPDPAKTQVIPLQAQARGVNP; from the coding sequence ATGGTCAAGCTGAACCTCTTGCTGATGGTCATTGCCGTGCTTTGCGCCATGGGAGTGGTCACGTCCCAGCACAAGGCACGCAAGATGTTCATCGACCTGCAGCAGGAAGAGTCGCTGGCGAAACAGATGGAAGTCGAATGGGGTCAGTTACAACTGGAACAGAGCACCTGGGCCATGCACGCCCGGATTGAAAAAATCGCTTCCAGCTACCTCCACATGAAAATGCCGGACCCCGCCAAAACCCAGGTCATCCCGCTGCAGGCCCAGGCCCGCGGAGTCAATCCATGA
- the rsmH gene encoding 16S rRNA (cytosine(1402)-N(4))-methyltransferase RsmH encodes MKDVAQHVTVLLAEAVDALNIQPGGIYVDGTYGRGGHSRLILERLGKDGRLIALDRDLAAIETARAITDPRFCICHRSFAGLRQALQELSIAKVDGILLDLGISSPQIDEAERGFSFRFDGPLDMRMDTSKGQTAAEWLAQVSEDELREVIKSYGEERFAKQIARAVVAARAGEPVVTTRQLAELVAKAVPRREPGQDPATRTFQAIRIFLNQELEELSLVLPQCLDLLAPGGRLVTIGFHSLEDRIVKRFMQGEVNRDTLPSRLPVRADQLPQPRMRLIGKALRPSAAEVAANPRCRSAVMRVAERTGVA; translated from the coding sequence TTGAAAGACGTCGCGCAGCACGTCACCGTGCTGCTCGCAGAGGCCGTGGACGCGCTGAATATCCAGCCGGGCGGAATTTATGTCGACGGCACCTACGGGCGCGGCGGGCACAGCCGGCTGATCCTCGAGCGGCTGGGCAAGGACGGCAGGCTGATCGCGCTGGACCGCGATCTGGCGGCAATAGAAACGGCGCGGGCCATCACGGACCCGCGCTTTTGCATTTGTCACCGCAGTTTTGCCGGTTTGCGCCAGGCATTGCAGGAACTGAGCATCGCCAAAGTGGACGGCATACTGCTCGATCTGGGGATATCGTCCCCCCAGATCGACGAGGCGGAACGCGGCTTCAGCTTCCGTTTCGACGGACCGCTGGACATGCGCATGGATACGAGCAAGGGGCAAACCGCGGCGGAATGGCTGGCGCAGGTGTCGGAAGATGAACTTAGGGAGGTCATCAAAAGCTATGGTGAAGAGCGGTTTGCTAAACAGATTGCAAGAGCGGTTGTTGCGGCGCGAGCGGGAGAGCCTGTCGTTACTACACGACAACTTGCCGAGCTCGTGGCAAAGGCGGTTCCCCGGCGCGAGCCAGGCCAGGATCCGGCGACGCGCACCTTTCAGGCTATACGGATTTTCCTTAACCAGGAACTTGAGGAGCTGTCGCTAGTGTTGCCGCAGTGCCTCGATCTGCTGGCGCCCGGCGGCCGTCTGGTGACCATCGGCTTCCACTCCCTGGAAGACCGCATCGTCAAGCGCTTCATGCAAGGCGAAGTCAATCGCGACACCTTGCCGTCGCGCCTGCCCGTACGCGCCGACCAGTTGCCGCAGCCGCGCATGCGCCTGATCGGCAAGGCGCTGCGACCCTCGGCGGCTGAAGTCGCAGCCAACCCCCGTTGCCGCAGCGCGGTAATGCGCGTGGCCGAGAGAACCGGGGTCGCCTGA
- the mraZ gene encoding division/cell wall cluster transcriptional repressor MraZ has product MFRGSATLNLDSKGRLAVPTRHRDFLQSYCGGRLILTADPSKCLLLYPLPDWEPIEKKLNSLSSFNPQTRSLQRLLVGNANDVELDSAGRILVPTSLRQFAGLEKSVVLAGQGNKFEVWDEEKWNQQNAEALVFRDGGMPPELEGFSL; this is encoded by the coding sequence ATGTTTCGCGGTTCTGCCACGCTGAATCTGGATAGCAAGGGAAGATTGGCTGTGCCGACCAGGCACCGCGACTTCCTGCAATCCTATTGCGGCGGCCGGCTAATCCTCACCGCAGACCCCAGCAAATGCCTGCTGCTTTACCCCCTGCCCGACTGGGAGCCGATCGAGAAGAAGCTCAACAGTCTCTCCAGCTTCAACCCCCAGACCCGCAGCCTGCAACGCCTGCTGGTGGGCAATGCCAACGACGTCGAACTCGACAGCGCCGGCCGCATCCTGGTGCCCACCTCGCTGCGCCAGTTCGCCGGGCTGGAAAAAAGCGTGGTGCTGGCGGGTCAGGGCAACAAATTCGAGGTGTGGGACGAAGAAAAGTGGAACCAGCAGAACGCTGAAGCCTTGGTGTTCCGCGATGGCGGCATGCCGCCGGAACTGGAAGGTTTCTCGCTTTGA
- a CDS encoding AsmA family protein has product MNKYLKYGLAALAGTGVLFVLLLVVASLAINPNDYKPLIVQMVKEKKQRTLTLAGDIKLAFFPKLGLDLGRASVSEFQGEKEFAAVESARLYLSWWPLLKKELVVDQVRIEGVRANLVRFKDGTTNFDDLLKKEEEDQQIKFDIDSVHVDKSALSFRDEMGGRQLAVSDIKVRTGRLANGKPTEAEADFDLQGDKPQVKAHFHVKTGLTFDTEAKRYAVKGMNLEIRGEAAGLSKLAVGLKGDVALDQGAGTLLAENLAAAVAGKKGADDIDVRLTAPKLEWAADKMATEKIELVAKVQQGDGGEMSLVASIPSIADDSRSFKAGMLNVEVSATRTGAEYKGKLSSPLNGNFKDKQFSLSALKGNLAAKDKKMPGGGMKLDFAGSAQLGLQPLSAKVDLTSRLDESNIKLKAGISPFANPHIALDLDVDRIDADRYLPAKAPQSQPEKPFDFSLLKTLDASGSVRVGSLKLYNVKASNVRLDFKAGGGQLDVSPLAASLYQGTASGAVLVNAAGPKIAARQSISGVSIGPLLKDALNKDVLEGKGSVNFDLRAEGGTVGAMKKTLQGKAGLVLRDGAVKGINIAARLREAKAQLGALKGEKTQVANVQEKTDFSELSASFNVNRGVAHNDDLSGKSPLLRVSGNGDIDIGGETLNYLARATVVGSLEGQGGRELAALKGVTVPVRVVGPFAAPKFTLDFNTLVAESVKQEVKARAVDKLQEGLKGLFR; this is encoded by the coding sequence ATGAACAAGTACCTCAAATACGGCCTTGCCGCGCTTGCTGGAACGGGGGTTCTCTTCGTCCTGCTGCTGGTGGTCGCCTCGCTGGCGATCAATCCCAACGACTACAAGCCGCTGATCGTGCAAATGGTGAAGGAGAAGAAGCAGCGCACGCTCACTCTTGCCGGCGATATCAAGCTGGCTTTCTTTCCCAAGCTGGGGCTGGATCTTGGGCGTGCTTCGGTGAGCGAATTTCAGGGCGAGAAGGAATTCGCGGCGGTGGAAAGCGCGCGTCTGTATCTATCGTGGTGGCCGCTGCTGAAAAAGGAGCTGGTGGTGGACCAGGTGCGCATCGAAGGCGTGAGGGCCAATCTGGTGCGCTTCAAGGACGGCACGACCAACTTCGACGACCTGCTGAAGAAGGAAGAGGAGGATCAGCAGATCAAGTTCGACATCGACAGCGTACACGTCGACAAGAGCGCCCTTTCCTTCCGCGACGAGATGGGCGGGCGCCAGCTGGCCGTGAGCGACATCAAGGTCAGGACCGGGCGGCTGGCCAATGGCAAGCCCACCGAGGCCGAGGCGGACTTCGACCTGCAGGGCGACAAGCCGCAGGTAAAGGCTCACTTCCACGTAAAAACCGGTTTGACCTTCGATACCGAAGCCAAGCGTTATGCGGTCAAGGGCATGAATCTCGAAATCCGCGGCGAGGCGGCCGGGTTGAGCAAGCTTGCCGTGGGTCTCAAGGGCGACGTGGCGCTGGACCAGGGCGCGGGCACGCTGCTGGCGGAGAATCTGGCGGCGGCCGTGGCGGGGAAAAAGGGCGCCGACGATATCGATGTCAGGTTGACCGCCCCCAAGCTGGAGTGGGCGGCGGACAAGATGGCGACAGAAAAAATCGAACTGGTGGCGAAAGTGCAGCAGGGCGATGGCGGCGAGATGAGCCTGGTGGCGAGCATCCCTTCCATCGCGGACGACAGCCGGTCGTTCAAGGCGGGCATGCTGAACGTCGAGGTGAGCGCCACACGGACCGGCGCAGAGTACAAGGGAAAACTGTCCTCGCCGCTGAACGGCAATTTTAAGGACAAGCAATTTTCCTTGTCCGCTTTGAAGGGTAACCTGGCGGCAAAAGACAAGAAAATGCCCGGCGGGGGCATGAAGCTGGATTTTGCCGGCTCCGCACAGCTCGGCCTGCAGCCGCTGAGCGCGAAGGTGGACCTGACCTCGCGCCTGGACGAAAGCAATATCAAGCTCAAAGCCGGCATCAGCCCCTTCGCCAACCCGCACATCGCGCTCGATCTCGACGTCGACCGCATCGACGCCGACCGCTATCTGCCGGCCAAGGCGCCGCAAAGCCAGCCGGAAAAGCCTTTCGATTTCTCGCTGCTGAAAACGCTCGACGCAAGCGGCAGCGTGCGGGTCGGCAGCCTTAAGCTGTACAACGTCAAGGCCAGCAACGTGCGCCTGGACTTCAAGGCCGGCGGGGGGCAACTGGATGTCAGCCCGCTCGCCGCCAGCCTCTACCAGGGAACGGCCAGCGGCGCCGTGCTGGTCAATGCCGCGGGGCCGAAAATCGCAGCGCGCCAGAGCATCAGCGGGGTGAGCATCGGCCCGCTGCTGAAAGATGCCCTGAACAAGGACGTCCTGGAGGGCAAGGGCAGCGTGAACTTCGATCTGCGCGCGGAAGGCGGCACTGTCGGGGCCATGAAGAAAACCCTGCAGGGCAAGGCTGGGCTCGTGCTGCGCGACGGCGCGGTGAAGGGCATCAACATCGCGGCGCGGCTGCGCGAAGCCAAGGCCCAGCTAGGCGCCCTCAAAGGCGAAAAAACGCAGGTCGCCAACGTGCAGGAAAAAACCGATTTCTCCGAGCTTTCCGCCAGCTTCAATGTCAACCGCGGCGTGGCGCACAACGACGACCTGTCCGGCAAGTCGCCCCTGCTGCGCGTGTCCGGCAACGGCGATATCGACATCGGCGGCGAAACGCTGAACTATCTCGCCAGGGCCACCGTGGTGGGCAGCCTGGAAGGGCAGGGCGGGCGCGAGCTGGCGGCGCTAAAGGGGGTGACGGTGCCGGTGCGCGTCGTGGGGCCGTTCGCCGCGCCAAAATTTACGCTGGACTTCAATACCCTGGTTGCCGAGAGCGTGAAGCAGGAAGTCAAGGCGCGTGCCGTCGACAAGCTGCAGGAGGGCCTCAAGGGGCTGTTCCGTTAA
- the mutY gene encoding A/G-specific adenine glycosylase → MSGFASSLIQWQKAHGRHDLPWQDSRDPYAVWLSEIMLQQTQVSSVIPYYQRFLASFPDIAALAAATQDEVLAHWSGLGYYSRARNLHRAAQQVVERHGGIFPRDFEQILALPGIGRSTAAAISAFSFGVRRAILDGNVKRVLARYCAVEGHPGQKGVEALLWQHAEALLPQQGIEAYTQGLMDLGATVCSRSRPRCGECPVGRDCLAHHQGRQNELPSPRPRKALPERETAMLLLMRQGEIFLEKRPPTGIWGGMWSFPEISPADDPQEVSLARFGFETGLLEAFPAMQHTFTHFRLHIRPQRLEVQTIQPRANQPGGVWLGLQEALGAAIPTPVRKLLLLCGKVMREKAGAS, encoded by the coding sequence ATGTCAGGCTTCGCTTCATCCCTGATCCAGTGGCAAAAAGCCCACGGACGCCACGATCTGCCCTGGCAGGACAGCCGCGACCCGTACGCGGTGTGGCTGTCGGAAATCATGCTGCAGCAGACCCAGGTGTCCAGCGTCATCCCTTATTACCAGCGCTTTCTCGCCAGCTTCCCGGATATCGCCGCGCTGGCGGCCGCAACTCAGGACGAAGTGCTGGCCCACTGGAGCGGGCTCGGCTACTACTCGCGGGCGCGTAACCTGCATCGGGCGGCGCAGCAGGTGGTGGAGCGGCATGGCGGCATATTTCCCAGGGACTTCGAGCAGATTCTCGCATTGCCCGGGATAGGCCGTTCCACGGCTGCGGCGATCAGCGCGTTTTCTTTCGGCGTGCGCCGGGCGATCCTGGACGGCAACGTGAAGCGGGTATTGGCGCGCTATTGTGCGGTCGAAGGGCACCCCGGCCAGAAAGGCGTGGAAGCCCTGCTGTGGCAGCACGCCGAAGCCTTGCTGCCGCAACAGGGAATCGAGGCCTACACCCAGGGGCTGATGGATCTCGGGGCGACCGTCTGCAGCCGCAGCCGCCCGCGCTGCGGAGAATGCCCGGTCGGACGGGATTGCCTCGCCCATCACCAGGGGCGCCAGAACGAACTGCCCAGCCCGCGTCCGCGCAAGGCGCTGCCGGAGAGGGAAACCGCCATGCTGCTGCTCATGCGCCAAGGCGAGATTTTCCTGGAAAAACGCCCGCCGACGGGCATCTGGGGAGGGATGTGGAGTTTTCCCGAGATCTCGCCGGCCGACGACCCACAAGAGGTAAGCCTGGCGCGTTTCGGTTTCGAAACCGGACTGTTGGAGGCGTTTCCCGCCATGCAGCACACCTTCACCCACTTCCGCCTGCACATCCGGCCGCAACGCTTGGAGGTGCAAACCATCCAGCCCCGGGCGAATCAGCCGGGCGGCGTGTGGCTGGGCCTGCAGGAGGCGCTCGGCGCGGCGATTCCGACCCCGGTGCGGAAGCTGTTGCTGCTGTGTGGCAAGGTGATGCGGGAAAAAGCGGGCGCTAGTTAA